The following is a genomic window from Deinococcus aerolatus.
ATCGCTGGAACTGCGTGCCGAGATGGACCTGGTGGTGGGCCTGACCGCCTGTTCGGCAGAGGGCAGCAACAACGGCACCTTCAAACCCATCGACTACCACATTCTTCCGGCTCAGGAGGATTGACGAGCTCCAGCAGGACCAGCCGAGATGACCCACTGTGCCCGGGTTACAGGCGGTCCTACGGTCCGAGTGAGGTCTAAAAGCCAGACATCCGCTCGTTTCAACCGCTGGAACGCATCTGTGTGGTGACGTCTACCTGGGTCGGGTCTCGCTCCGGATGACCTCCATCCAGTTGACCGCCACATACACTGGAAGAAAAGTGGCGAGTATGCCCAGGCCACCTGCCAGCAGGAAGGTCATAAGTGTGCCTACGCCACTTTGCGCCGGGGTTGACCAACCAGCCCGGGTCAGCAGGAGAAAGGGCAGTGGCAAACCCGCCAACAGCGCGGTCCCCAGGACGCCCACAGCGCCTCGCAAGCCCAGGTCCCGCCGCCCGGTCCAGACCCCGTAAGCCAGAACGAGACCGGCCGCCAGGAACATAACGGTGGAGGCCGTGTTACTCAAATCAACCCGTGTGTTCATGCCTCAGGCTAAAGTTTCAGGTGCGACCGTGCGGCCTGATGTGTCGCCGCACTTCACATTTGTCGAGAAGTCGTTCAGGTCAAGGTGTCAGCCCAACCGGGAGAGGCCAGGCAGTGCGGTTCAGCGAACGCTGTTGCTGGGCGTCTGATGCCTTCCACACCCATCCCGGGGCCACCACGAGGTGGAGAGGAAAGCGCCGCGAGAGCCCCGTCATTCAGGGCGGGGAGCAGTCAGTGGCGCTCCCGGACTCCTATGACTGACCAAGGCAACGACCGATATAGAGTATGTTGAACGCTGACCGCCTCACGTTGAATACAGCCACCCAGCCCCTTCTGGATACTGGCTCAGGAAGCGTGACTCAAACGTTATGCCGTACAGCTTATCCGTGTTCTGAATGGAGAACCTTATGACCCAGCAGGCTGCTTCCACCCAGAAACTTCAAGTGTTCTCACGGGGCCTCGCGCTGGCCCTTTCTCTGGGGCTGTCATTGGCAAGCGCGCAGAGCGCGCGGCAAAGCACGCTGGTCATCGGCGGCGATTTCTCGGACCTGATTACGATGGATCCGGGGGTGTCTTACGAATTCAGCGGCTCGCTGGTCGCGGGCAACCTGTATGACACGCTGGTGATCTACGAGGGCAATGATCTCAAGACCCTCAAACCCCGCCTGGCGTCGAGCTGGACGGTCACCCCCACGGCCACCGGGTCCCGCATCACCTTCAAGCTGCGGGACGCCAAGTTCAGCACCGGGCGCCCCGTTACGTCGGCTGATGTCATCTATTCCCTGACGCGTGTCATCGCGCTCAAAACGCCATCCAGCTTTCTGCTGACCGACGTGGCAAACATCACGGCCAAGTCGCTGAGCGCGCCTGATGCCAAGACCGTGGTGATGGACATTCCGAAGACTGCCAACCCCAATATTGTGCTGGCTCTGCTGACCTTCAATGTGGGCGGCGTGATCGACTCCACAGAGGCCAAGGCGCATGAGGTGAAGGGCGACTTCGGCACCGCCTGGCTCAAGGACCATTCGGCGGGCAGTGGGCCATTCATGCTCAACCGCTGGGACCGCAGCGCTCAGGTGGCGCTGGACGTGAATCCCAATGCATTTCGCAAGTCGCCCAGTATCAAGCGCGTGATCCTGCGCTATATGACTGAATCTGCCGTGCAGCAAAGCTCTCTGAACTCTGGCGAGATCGATGTGGCCTGGAACTACACGCCCGACGCCTTCAAGGCCGCGCAGAATGATCCGAAACTCAAGGCACTCAAGACCGACACCTTCATGCTGTCGTATCTGGGTATGAACTCGGCCAAGGGTATGCCCTTCGAGGATGCCCGCGTGCGCGAGGCGGTGCGCTACGCCATCGATCAAGACGGCATGATCGACAGTTTGCTGCAGGGCCTGGGGCGCAAAACGCAGACCATCATTCCGATTGGACTGGCCGGATCAGACCCCAAGATCTACTATCCCAACAACGTCGCCAAGGCGAAAGAGCTGATGAAGGCAGCAGGCAAGGCGGACGGCTTCAGTGTGGATTTCCTGGTCAGCACCGGCTCGTGTTCGGGTGGGGTGCCGTGCCAGGATCTGGCCGCCAAGATTCAGGCTGATCTCGCCAAAATCGGCATCAAGGCCAACATCAAGCAGATGGTCAATTCGGAGCTGTACACCACCTACCGTGCCCAGAAGGCTCCGCTGATCCAGGCAGACTGGAGTCCCGATTACCCCGACGCCGACGGCAATGGTACCCCGCTGAGCGACTATGCCGCCAAATCGCTGGCGTGGCGCAACGGTTGGGACAACGCGGCGGCCGGCAAGCTGGCGCAAACGGCAGCCATCGAAACCAACGCCACCAAGCGCCTGGCGCAGTACAAGCAGCTCACGGCGCTGCTGGCCAAGGATGGCCCCTACGCCATCCTGTATCAGCCCTACAAGCCCGTGGTTCTCCAGGCGGGCATCTCCGGCTTCAACCGCAACGCCAACGGCGACGTGCAGTTTGAGAAGATCAGCAAGAAATAGACCTCTCAACACGGAAGGCGGCTCGCTGTGTTTTTGCGAGCCGCCCCTTTACATTCAGGAGGCCCAATGCTGACCTACATTCTGCGCCGCCTCGCCCTGATGGTTCTGGTGCTGTGGGGCGTGACGCTGGGCGCGTTCCTGATCTCGCACGCGCTGCCCTCCGATCCGGCGGCGGCGGCGATGGGCAACAACGCCCGCGAAGAACAACTGGCCGACTTCCGCGAGCGCAACGGCCTGAACAAGCCGCTGGCGACGCAGTACGTGATCTACATGGGCCAGTTGCTGCGCGGCGACATGGGCACGTCATTGCGAACCCAGAACGGGATCGTCAATGATCTGCGGGCCTTCTTTCCGGCGACGCTGGAGCTGACGCTGGTGGCCGTGCTGTTCGCGCTGTTGATCGGCCTCCCCCTGGGGGTGATCGCCGCCTTGTACCAGGGGCGGCCACCGGATCTGCTGGCGCGGACCTTCGCGCTGCTGGGCGGAGCGACACCCGTGTACTGGCTGGCCATTCTGGCCCTGACGCTGTTCCATGAACGCCTGGGCTGGCTGCCGGGACCGGGCCGCCTGGACGTCTACAGCCTGGCTCCGCCCACCCACACGGGCCTGGTTCTGGTCGACAGCCTGCTGGCCCGTGATCCGGCCGTGTTCTGGGATGCGCTGCGGCACCTGATGTTGCCTGCGCTGGTGCTGGGGGCGTATTCGGCCGCGCTGCTGACCCGCATGACCCGCAGCGCGCTGCTGGAGGTGCTGTCCCAGGACTACATCCGCACGGCCCGGTCCAAGGGACTGACTCCAGCGCGGGTGATTGCCAAGCATGCAATTCGCAACGCGGCGTTGCCTGTGCTGACCGTATTGGGCAGCCTGTTCGGCAGCCTGCTGACGGGTGCGGTGCTGACTGAAACGATCTTTTCATGGCCGGGGATCGGCGGCTACGCCACCACTTCCGCCATTAGTCTGGACTTTCCGGCGGTGATGGGCGTCACGCTGATCGCGGGACTGGCGTACTCGGTGGTCAACCTGCTTGTGGACCTGGCCTACGGCTTCTTCGACCCCCGGATCAGCTTCTCGTGACGGCTGCCCTTGGCGCAGCGGGCGGCACGGGCAACGCGGTCTGGCGGCGTTTCCGGCGCAACGGGGGGGCCATGATCGGGCTGGTGCTGCTGGTGCTGCTGGTGCTGTTGGCCGTGCTGGGACCGCTGCTGGTGGGCAGTCCCAGCACGCAGGATCTGGCCGCGCGACTGGCCCCGCCGTCTGCGGCACATCTGCTGGGGACCGATCAACTGGGCCGTGACGTGTTGACGCGGGTGCTCAGCGGGGCGCGCATCTCGCTGGGCATCGGCGTGAGCGTCATGCTGGCCTCCCTGCTGGTGGGCTCGGCGGCGGGTCTGTTGGCCGGGCTGCTGGGCGGCTGGTGGGACGAGGTGATCATGCGCGTTACCGATATCTTTCTGGCTTTTCCCGGCCTGATCCTGGCCATGGCAATTTCGGCGGCACTGGGGCCGAGCCTGACCAACGTCATGATCGCCGTGGCAGTGGTGTCGTGGCCCACCTACGCCCGCCTGATCCGCGCCCAGGTGCTGGCGCTGCGTGAGCGCGAGTTTGTGGAGGCGGCCCGCGCGCTGGGCAGTTCGCAGGGCCGCGTGGCCTTCCGGCACCTGCTGCCCAATTCACTGGCCCCACTGCTGGTGCAGGGCAGTTTCGACGTGGGCAACGCCATTCTGACCGCCGCAGGACTGGGGTTCATCGGCTTTGGCGCGCAGCCTCCCACCCCCGAATGGGGCGCGATGGTCTCTGAAACCCGCAATTACATCGCGCAGGCCCCGTGGGCTTCCAGTGCCCCGGCACTTGCCATTCTAGTGACGGTCCTGGCCTTCAACCTGCTGGGCGACGGCCTACGCGACGTCTTTGATCCCCGGAAAGGGGTTTGAAGGCTGCAGAGTTGTGAAGCGCCGCTGAAAGACAGCGTGTT
Proteins encoded in this region:
- the nikC gene encoding nickel transporter permease; this encodes MTAALGAAGGTGNAVWRRFRRNGGAMIGLVLLVLLVLLAVLGPLLVGSPSTQDLAARLAPPSAAHLLGTDQLGRDVLTRVLSGARISLGIGVSVMLASLLVGSAAGLLAGLLGGWWDEVIMRVTDIFLAFPGLILAMAISAALGPSLTNVMIAVAVVSWPTYARLIRAQVLALREREFVEAARALGSSQGRVAFRHLLPNSLAPLLVQGSFDVGNAILTAAGLGFIGFGAQPPTPEWGAMVSETRNYIAQAPWASSAPALAILVTVLAFNLLGDGLRDVFDPRKGV
- a CDS encoding ABC transporter permease, with product MLTYILRRLALMVLVLWGVTLGAFLISHALPSDPAAAAMGNNAREEQLADFRERNGLNKPLATQYVIYMGQLLRGDMGTSLRTQNGIVNDLRAFFPATLELTLVAVLFALLIGLPLGVIAALYQGRPPDLLARTFALLGGATPVYWLAILALTLFHERLGWLPGPGRLDVYSLAPPTHTGLVLVDSLLARDPAVFWDALRHLMLPALVLGAYSAALLTRMTRSALLEVLSQDYIRTARSKGLTPARVIAKHAIRNAALPVLTVLGSLFGSLLTGAVLTETIFSWPGIGGYATTSAISLDFPAVMGVTLIAGLAYSVVNLLVDLAYGFFDPRISFS
- a CDS encoding ABC transporter substrate-binding protein, with the protein product MTQQAASTQKLQVFSRGLALALSLGLSLASAQSARQSTLVIGGDFSDLITMDPGVSYEFSGSLVAGNLYDTLVIYEGNDLKTLKPRLASSWTVTPTATGSRITFKLRDAKFSTGRPVTSADVIYSLTRVIALKTPSSFLLTDVANITAKSLSAPDAKTVVMDIPKTANPNIVLALLTFNVGGVIDSTEAKAHEVKGDFGTAWLKDHSAGSGPFMLNRWDRSAQVALDVNPNAFRKSPSIKRVILRYMTESAVQQSSLNSGEIDVAWNYTPDAFKAAQNDPKLKALKTDTFMLSYLGMNSAKGMPFEDARVREAVRYAIDQDGMIDSLLQGLGRKTQTIIPIGLAGSDPKIYYPNNVAKAKELMKAAGKADGFSVDFLVSTGSCSGGVPCQDLAAKIQADLAKIGIKANIKQMVNSELYTTYRAQKAPLIQADWSPDYPDADGNGTPLSDYAAKSLAWRNGWDNAAAGKLAQTAAIETNATKRLAQYKQLTALLAKDGPYAILYQPYKPVVLQAGISGFNRNANGDVQFEKISKK